Proteins encoded together in one Helicobacter pylori window:
- the nifS gene encoding cysteine desulfurase, NifS family — MLQRIYLDNNATTRIDPKVKEIMDPFLRDHYGNPSSLHQFGTETHPAIAEALDKLYKGINARDIDDVIITSCATESNNWVLKGVYFDECLKKGKNHIVTTVAEHPAVRSTCNFLESLGVEITYLPINEHGSITAEQVKEAITEKTALVSVMWANNETGLIFPIEEIGAICKEKGVLFHTDAVQAIGKIPVDVLKANVDFLSFSAHKFHGPKGIGGLYIRSGVGLTPLFHGGEHMNGRRSGTLNVPYIVGMGEAMKLAVEHLDYEKEVVGKLRDKLEEALLKIPDVMVVGDRVHRVPNTTLVSVRGIEGEAMLWDLNRSNIAASTGSACASEDLEANPVMVAIGASKELAHTAIRLSLSRFNTEAEIDKTIEVFSQAAVRLRNISSSY, encoded by the coding sequence TTGTTACAACGAATTTATTTAGACAATAACGCTACAACCAGGATTGATCCTAAAGTCAAAGAAATCATGGATCCTTTTTTAAGGGATCATTACGGCAACCCTAGCTCGTTGCACCAGTTTGGCACAGAAACCCACCCAGCCATTGCAGAAGCTTTAGATAAGCTCTATAAAGGCATTAACGCTAGGGATATAGACGATGTGATCATCACCTCTTGTGCGACAGAGAGCAATAACTGGGTTTTAAAGGGCGTGTATTTTGATGAATGTTTGAAAAAGGGCAAAAACCATATTGTAACCACGGTTGCAGAGCATCCGGCGGTGCGATCCACTTGTAATTTTTTAGAAAGCTTGGGGGTGGAGATTACTTACTTGCCCATTAATGAGCATGGGAGCATCACCGCAGAGCAAGTCAAAGAAGCGATCACAGAAAAAACCGCTTTAGTGAGCGTGATGTGGGCTAATAATGAAACCGGTCTTATTTTCCCTATTGAAGAAATCGGGGCTATCTGTAAAGAAAAGGGCGTGTTGTTCCATACTGATGCGGTGCAAGCGATTGGTAAAATCCCTGTAGATGTGTTGAAGGCGAATGTGGATTTCCTTTCTTTTAGCGCACACAAGTTTCATGGGCCTAAAGGCATTGGGGGGTTGTATATTAGAAGTGGGGTGGGATTGACCCCTCTTTTTCATGGCGGGGAACATATGAATGGCAGGCGCAGCGGGACTTTGAACGTGCCTTATATCGTGGGCATGGGCGAAGCGATGAAATTAGCCGTAGAGCATTTAGATTATGAAAAAGAAGTGGTAGGGAAATTGCGCGACAAATTAGAAGAAGCGCTTTTGAAAATCCCTGATGTGATGGTGGTAGGCGATCGAGTCCATCGTGTGCCTAACACGACTTTAGTCAGCGTGAGAGGGATTGAAGGAGAGGCCATGCTGTGGGATTTAAACCGCTCTAATATCGCCGCTTCCACAGGGAGCGCATGCGCGAGTGAGGATTTAGAGGCTAATCCTGTCATGGTAGCGATTGGAGCGAGTAAGGAATTAGCTCATACCGCTATCAGGCTTTCATTGAGCCGTTTTAACACGGAAGCTGAGATTGACAAAACGATTGAAGTTTTCTCTCAAGCGGCTGTAAGATTGAGAAACATTTCAAGCTCTTATTAA
- the radA gene encoding DNA repair protein RadA, with protein MAKKTSLFECQHCGFTSPKWLGKCVQCNAWESFIELNQTQKEVLNALKKPLPQAQKSVSIAAIEHEEVIKFSSTQSELDIVLGGGIAKGGLYLVGGSPGVGKSTLLLKVASGLAKNQQKVLYVSGEESLSQIKMRATRLDCIEKELYLLNEINWPVIKANIESENYFACVIDSIQTLYSPEISSAPGSISQVREITFELMRLAKTRNIAIFIIGHITKEGSIAGPRVLEHMVDSVLYFEGDPSRELRILRSFKNRFGPTSEIGLFEMKEQGLVSAKEASSLFFSKEEPMEGSAITITLEGSRALILEIQALVSECSFGAPKRLANGFDTNRLNMLIALLEKKLEIPLNRHDVFINVSGGIKISEPACDLAVIASILSSFKNRKIDNKTAFLGEVSLNGRILEAPNLNARLKEMENYGFLKAILPKKPSQKTSIKCYEANAVGKIVEWM; from the coding sequence TTGGCTAAAAAAACTTCTTTATTTGAGTGTCAGCATTGCGGTTTTACAAGCCCTAAGTGGTTGGGTAAGTGCGTTCAGTGCAACGCATGGGAGAGTTTTATAGAATTGAACCAAACTCAAAAGGAAGTTTTAAATGCGCTTAAAAAACCGCTCCCACAAGCGCAAAAAAGCGTTTCTATCGCTGCAATTGAGCATGAAGAAGTCATTAAGTTTTCTTCCACTCAAAGCGAATTGGATATTGTTTTAGGTGGAGGGATCGCTAAAGGGGGGTTGTATTTAGTGGGGGGGAGTCCTGGGGTGGGGAAATCCACTTTGCTTTTAAAAGTGGCTTCTGGCTTAGCCAAAAACCAGCAAAAGGTTTTGTATGTGAGCGGGGAAGAGAGCTTGAGCCAGATTAAAATGCGCGCCACTAGACTAGATTGCATAGAAAAAGAATTGTATCTGCTCAATGAAATCAATTGGCCTGTGATTAAGGCTAATATAGAAAGCGAAAATTATTTTGCTTGCGTGATTGATTCCATCCAAACGCTTTATTCGCCAGAGATTTCTTCAGCGCCCGGCTCTATTTCGCAAGTGCGAGAGATCACTTTTGAGCTCATGCGTTTGGCCAAAACAAGAAATATTGCTATTTTTATCATCGGTCATATCACTAAAGAAGGGAGCATCGCAGGGCCTAGAGTGCTAGAGCATATGGTGGATAGCGTGCTGTATTTTGAAGGCGATCCCAGTAGGGAATTAAGGATTTTAAGGAGTTTTAAAAACCGCTTTGGCCCTACGAGTGAAATCGGCTTGTTTGAGATGAAAGAGCAGGGTTTGGTGAGCGCTAAAGAAGCTTCAAGCTTGTTTTTTTCTAAAGAAGAGCCTATGGAAGGGAGTGCCATTACCATCACTTTAGAAGGCTCAAGAGCGTTGATTTTAGAGATTCAGGCGTTGGTGAGCGAGTGCAGTTTTGGAGCGCCCAAACGATTAGCGAACGGGTTTGACACTAACCGCCTTAACATGCTTATTGCTTTATTGGAAAAAAAGCTAGAAATCCCCTTAAACCGCCATGATGTGTTTATTAATGTGAGCGGGGGCATTAAGATCAGCGAGCCGGCTTGCGATTTAGCGGTCATTGCCAGTATCCTTTCAAGCTTTAAAAACAGAAAAATTGACAATAAAACGGCGTTTTTGGGCGAAGTGAGTTTGAATGGCAGGATTTTAGAAGCCCCCAATTTGAACGCCAGATTGAAAGAAATGGAAAATTACGGCTTTTTAAAAGCCATTTTGCCCAAAAAACCCAGTCAAAAAACCTCTATCAAATGCTATGAAGCCAATGCGGTAGGCAAGATTGTTGAATGGATGTGA
- a CDS encoding sulfite exporter TauE/SafE family protein, translating to MEESTAFILALVGLFTGITAGFFGIGGGEIVVPSAIFAHFSYSHAVGISLMQMLFSSVVGSIINYKKGLLDLKEGSFAALGGLMGAILGSFILKIINDKILMGVFVVVVCYTFIKYAFSNNKKPEHFEEMHFDLHANNKTPEKKRAIPFVSMDRTHGVLMLAGFVTGIFSIPLGMGGGILMVPFLGYFLKYDSKKIVPLGLFFVVFASLSGVISLYNGKVLDDISVQAGVITGIGAFLGVGIGIKLIALANEKVHKILLLLIYALSILATLHKLIMG from the coding sequence ATGGAAGAATCAACGGCGTTTATTTTGGCTCTTGTGGGGCTATTCACCGGCATCACCGCCGGGTTTTTTGGTATTGGTGGGGGGGAGATTGTCGTCCCTAGCGCGATTTTTGCTCATTTTAGCTATAGCCATGCAGTGGGTATTTCGCTCATGCAAATGCTTTTTTCTTCAGTGGTCGGCTCTATCATCAATTACAAAAAGGGCTTATTGGATTTGAAAGAAGGCTCATTTGCCGCGCTTGGAGGGCTAATGGGGGCGATTTTAGGGAGCTTTATCTTAAAAATCATTAACGATAAAATTTTAATGGGTGTGTTTGTGGTGGTGGTGTGCTACACCTTTATCAAATACGCTTTTTCTAACAACAAGAAACCAGAGCATTTTGAAGAAATGCATTTTGATTTGCATGCGAATAACAAAACGCCCGAAAAAAAGCGCGCAATCCCCTTTGTGTCTATGGATAGAACGCATGGGGTTTTGATGCTCGCCGGTTTTGTTACTGGCATCTTTTCTATCCCGCTAGGCATGGGTGGGGGGATTTTAATGGTGCCGTTTTTGGGCTATTTTTTGAAATACGATTCTAAAAAAATCGTGCCTTTGGGGCTATTTTTTGTGGTGTTCGCTTCTTTATCTGGGGTCATCTCTCTTTATAATGGGAAGGTTCTTGATGATATAAGCGTTCAAGCGGGGGTGATTACCGGTATTGGAGCGTTTTTAGGGGTGGGCATTGGCATTAAACTGATTGCTTTGGCTAATGAAAAGGTGCATAAAATCCTCTTGCTCCTCATTTATGCTTTAAGCATTTTAGCGACTTTACACAAGCTCATTATGGGTTAA
- the msrB gene encoding peptide-methionine (R)-S-oxide reductase: MKILSYLKKFYLFLLIGAIMQANESMGAKHPKTDERVIYLAGGCFWGLEAYMERIYGVIDASSGYANGKTSSTNYEKLHESDHAESVKVIYDPKKISLDKLLRYYFKVIDPVSVNKQGNDVGRQYRTGIYYVNSADKEVIDNALKALQKEVKGKIAIEVEPLKNYVRAEEYHQDYLKKHPGGYCHIDLKKADEVIVDDDKYTKPSDEVLKKKLTKLQYEVTQNKHTEKPFENEYYNKEEEGIYVDITTGEPLFSSADKYDSGCGWPSFSKPINKDVVKYEDDESLNRKRIEVLSRIGKAHLGHVFNDGPKELGGLRYCINSAALRFIPLKDMEKEGYGEFIPYIKKGELKKYIQDKKTH; this comes from the coding sequence ATGAAAATATTATCTTATTTGAAAAAATTTTATCTTTTTCTACTAATAGGAGCGATCATGCAAGCGAATGAAAGCATGGGGGCTAAACACCCAAAAACCGATGAAAGAGTGATTTACTTGGCTGGGGGGTGCTTTTGGGGGCTAGAGGCGTATATGGAGAGGATTTATGGCGTTATAGACGCAAGCTCTGGTTACGCTAATGGCAAGACTTCAAGCACGAATTATGAAAAGTTGCATGAGAGCGATCATGCTGAAAGCGTGAAAGTGATCTATGATCCTAAAAAGATCAGTTTGGACAAGTTGCTGCGCTATTATTTTAAGGTGATTGATCCGGTGAGCGTGAACAAGCAGGGTAATGATGTGGGCAGGCAGTATCGCACAGGGATTTACTATGTCAATAGCGCGGATAAAGAAGTGATAGACAACGCCTTAAAAGCGTTACAAAAAGAAGTGAAAGGCAAAATCGCCATTGAGGTAGAGCCGTTAAAAAATTATGTGAGGGCTGAAGAATACCACCAAGATTATTTGAAAAAACACCCTGGTGGTTATTGCCATATTGATTTGAAAAAGGCGGATGAAGTGATTGTGGATGACGATAAATACACCAAACCAAGCGATGAAGTTTTAAAGAAAAAACTCACTAAACTCCAGTATGAGGTGACTCAAAACAAACACACTGAGAAACCTTTTGAAAATGAGTATTACAACAAAGAAGAAGAGGGCATTTATGTGGATATTACCACCGGCGAGCCGTTATTTTCTTCAGCGGATAAATACGACTCCGGTTGCGGGTGGCCAAGCTTTTCTAAGCCTATCAATAAAGATGTGGTGAAATACGAAGACGATGAGAGCCTTAACAGGAAACGCATTGAAGTATTAAGCCGTATTGGTAAGGCGCATTTAGGGCATGTATTTAACGATGGGCCTAAAGAATTGGGAGGCTTAAGGTATTGCATCAACAGCGCGGCTTTAAGGTTTATCCCCTTAAAAGACATGGAAAAAGAGGGTTATGGCGAGTTTATCCCTTATATCAAAAAGGGTGAATTGAAAAAATACATTCAAGATAAAAAAACACATTAA
- a CDS encoding CopG family transcriptional regulator: MKTTENTDETHLRGAKNKLGRKPKADANKKTRAVSLYFSDEQYQKLEKMANEEEESVGSYIKRYILKALRKIEQNGA; this comes from the coding sequence ATGAAAACGACAGAAAACACAGATGAAACTCACTTAAGGGGAGCTAAAAATAAACTAGGGCGCAAACCAAAAGCAGACGCTAATAAAAAAACTCGCGCTGTAAGCTTGTATTTTTCTGATGAGCAATACCAAAAACTAGAGAAAATGGCTAACGAAGAAGAAGAAAGCGTGGGATCTTATATCAAACGCTATATTTTGAAGGCTTTAAGAAAAATAGAGCAAAATGGTGCTTGA
- a CDS encoding YbhB/YbcL family Raf kinase inhibitor-like protein — protein MKTFEVMIQTDSKGYLDAKFGGNAPRGFLNPNGLPTYSPKISWQKVEGAKSYALELIDHDAQKVCGMPFVHWVVGNISYNVLEENASMMDKRITQGVNSLTQGFIRSPLNESEKQRSNLNNSVYIGPMPPNGDHHYLIQVYALDIPKLELKVPFFLGDLHDKMRNHIIAIGRKEFLYKQFVRK, from the coding sequence ATGAAAACTTTTGAAGTGATGATTCAAACCGATTCGAAAGGGTATTTGGACGCTAAATTTGGCGGTAACGCTCCTAGAGGGTTTCTCAATCCAAACGGCTTACCCACTTATTCGCCTAAAATCTCATGGCAAAAAGTAGAAGGCGCTAAAAGCTACGCTTTAGAATTAATAGATCATGACGCGCAAAAAGTGTGCGGCATGCCGTTTGTCCATTGGGTCGTGGGCAATATTTCTTACAATGTTTTAGAAGAAAACGCTTCCATGATGGATAAAAGGATTACTCAAGGAGTCAATTCGCTCACTCAAGGCTTTATCCGTTCACCGCTCAATGAAAGCGAAAAACAACGCTCCAATCTCAATAACAGCGTCTATATCGGCCCCATGCCCCCTAATGGCGATCACCATTACTTAATTCAAGTGTATGCCCTAGACATCCCTAAACTGGAATTAAAAGTTCCTTTTTTCTTAGGCGATTTGCATGACAAAATGCGCAACCATATCATCGCCATAGGGAGAAAGGAATTTTTATACAAGCAGTTTGTGAGGAAATAG
- a CDS encoding iron-sulfur cluster assembly scaffold protein NifU: protein MAKHDLVGSVLWDAYSKEVQRRMDNPTHLGVITEEQAKAKNAKLIVADYGAEACGDAVRLYWLVDESTDRIVDAKFKSFGCGTAIASSDMMVELCLNKRVQDAVKITNLDVERGLRDDPDTPAVPGQKMHCSVMAYDVIKKAAGMYLGKNAEDFEEEIIVCECARVSLGTIKEVIKLNDLKSVEEITNYTKAGAFCKSCVRPGGHEKRDYYLVDILKEVREEMEAEKLKAAANKSQNGELAFREMTMVQKIKAVDKVIDENIRAMLMMDGGDLEILDIKESDDYIDVYIRYMGACDGCMSATTGTLFAIENALQELLDRSIRVLPI, encoded by the coding sequence ATGGCAAAACATGATTTAGTGGGTTCGGTTCTCTGGGACGCGTATTCTAAAGAAGTTCAAAGGCGCATGGATAACCCTACGCATTTAGGGGTCATCACCGAAGAGCAGGCTAAAGCCAAAAACGCTAAGCTGATTGTGGCGGATTATGGCGCAGAGGCATGCGGTGATGCGGTGAGGTTGTATTGGCTTGTAGATGAGAGCACGGATAGAATTGTTGACGCGAAGTTTAAAAGCTTTGGTTGCGGGACAGCGATCGCAAGCTCAGACATGATGGTAGAATTGTGTTTGAATAAAAGAGTCCAAGATGCGGTAAAAATCACGAATTTAGATGTGGAAAGAGGCTTGAGAGACGATCCGGACACGCCGGCTGTCCCTGGGCAAAAAATGCACTGCTCGGTGATGGCGTATGATGTGATCAAAAAGGCTGCCGGCATGTATTTGGGGAAAAACGCTGAAGATTTTGAAGAAGAAATCATCGTGTGCGAGTGCGCTAGGGTGAGTTTAGGCACGATTAAGGAAGTGATTAAACTCAATGATTTAAAAAGCGTTGAAGAAATCACTAACTACACCAAAGCCGGTGCGTTTTGTAAAAGCTGTGTGAGACCGGGAGGGCATGAAAAAAGGGATTATTACCTGGTGGATATTCTTAAAGAAGTGCGCGAAGAAATGGAAGCTGAAAAGCTTAAAGCCGCTGCGAATAAATCCCAAAATGGGGAATTGGCTTTTAGGGAAATGACTATGGTTCAAAAGATTAAAGCGGTGGATAAAGTCATTGATGAAAATATCCGCGCTATGCTTATGATGGATGGGGGGGATTTAGAGATTTTAGACATTAAAGAAAGCGATGATTACATTGATGTGTATATCCGCTACATGGGGGCATGCGATGGGTGCATGAGCGCGACTACTGGGACTTTATTTGCCATTGAAAACGCCTTGCAGGAATTATTGGATCGCAGTATCAGGGTGTTACCGATTTGA
- a CDS encoding 1-deoxy-D-xylulose-5-phosphate reductoisomerase — MVVLGSTGSIGKNALKIAKKFGVEIEALSCGKNIALINEQIKVFKPKKVAIFDPSDLNGLEPLGAKVFVGLDGIDAMIEECVSNLVLNAIVGVAGLKASFKSLQRNKKLALANKESLVSAGHLLDISQITPVDSEHFGLWALLQNKTLKPKSLIISASGGAFRDTPLEFIPIQNAQNALKHPNWSMGSKITIDSASMVNKLFEILETYWLFGASLKIDALIERSSIVHALVEFEDNSVIAHLASADMKLPISYAINPKLASLNASIKPLDLYALSAIKFEPISMERYTLWRYKDLLLENPKLGVVLNASNEVAMKKFLNQEIAFGGLIQIISQALELYAKKSFKLSTLDEVLELDKEVRERFKNYR; from the coding sequence ATGGTTGTTTTAGGAAGCACCGGCTCTATCGGAAAAAACGCCCTTAAAATCGCAAAAAAATTTGGCGTAGAAATAGAAGCCTTAAGCTGCGGGAAAAATATCGCTTTAATCAATGAGCAAATCAAAGTTTTCAAGCCCAAGAAAGTGGCGATTTTTGATCCTAGCGATTTGAATGGTTTAGAGCCTTTGGGCGCAAAAGTGTTTGTGGGGTTAGACGGCATTGATGCGATGATAGAGGAGTGCGTTTCCAATTTAGTCCTTAACGCCATTGTGGGCGTAGCCGGATTGAAAGCGAGCTTTAAAAGCTTACAAAGGAACAAAAAACTAGCCCTAGCGAATAAAGAAAGTTTAGTGAGCGCGGGGCATTTATTAGACATTTCACAAATCACGCCCGTTGATAGCGAGCATTTTGGTTTGTGGGCGTTGTTGCAAAACAAGACTTTAAAGCCTAAATCTTTAATCATTAGTGCGAGTGGGGGGGCTTTTAGGGACACGCCTTTAGAATTTATTCCTATTCAAAACGCGCAAAACGCACTCAAGCACCCTAATTGGAGCATGGGATCTAAAATCACCATTGATTCAGCGAGCATGGTCAATAAGCTTTTTGAAATTTTAGAAACTTACTGGCTTTTTGGCGCGTCTTTAAAGATTGATGCGCTGATTGAAAGAAGTTCTATCGTGCATGCTTTGGTGGAGTTTGAAGACAACTCTGTCATCGCGCATTTAGCGAGTGCGGACATGAAACTACCCATAAGCTATGCCATTAACCCTAAATTAGCTTCCTTGAACGCTTCCATTAAACCCTTAGACTTATACGCTTTAAGCGCGATTAAATTTGAACCCATTAGCATGGAGCGCTACACTCTGTGGCGTTATAAAGACTTGTTATTAGAAAACCCAAAGCTTGGCGTGGTGCTGAATGCGAGCAATGAAGTGGCGATGAAGAAGTTTTTAAATCAAGAAATCGCCTTTGGTGGCCTTATCCAAATCATTTCTCAAGCCTTAGAATTGTATGCTAAAAAATCTTTCAAGCTCTCTACTTTAGATGAAGTGCTAGAATTAGACAAAGAAGTTAGGGAGCGTTTTAAAAATTATAGGTAG